GGACATACCAGTATCCCTAGTCTTTCAAAGAACATAAAagctatcagaaaaaaaaaattctttcaagaTGCACTCAAACATTTTCCATAAATAGCTTTTATACTCATACAGAGTCTGTTTTACCACAGAAGTCAAACACTTCATTTATATCACTGAGAATTAAAATTGTACCTTTACTCAACTCTGAGGTTCCAaatgattttcttcttctctgtctgcttgttcttcctcttcctttcttcttcatgaTGTGGATATAACTTCCATTAGCTGCCTCATCtaggaaaagaagttttattttcCCATCCTATGGAGCAAAACACCTTTGTACTGAGAAGGGAATCCTATTAACAGTTCTTAAAGCTATATGATAAAACTTTTAGGTTGCACCTAGTTAGAGCAATATCCTCTCCATGCTCTGTCAAGTAATCCTTTTGTTAactactagatggtctctaagtgCCTGATTTCATTCCAATACCAAAACTAAAATAGTAAATGGTGAGGCATAAGTGAAGCATCCCCTGGAAtatcatctcaaattcaacacgtCCGAGAGAGTATTATCTTCTACCCTAAATCTGACCCCTGTTCCTGACTTACCCTCTCCAATCCATGCACCAGATGGCAACAGCAATGGTAGCTCCCTACGGACTCCTGTATGGAAAACAAACTCCACAATCTGGCATTTTAAAGGGACTCTATGTAAAAGTTTTGGCTTTATTACGAGTCAGatcacaataatagctaacattttaatagcacctactgtgcgccaagcactgtgctaagtgatttaaattattatttcattgggAGCTAAGCGCtcttattatcctaattttacagataaagaaattgaatagggtcacatagctagtatgtaggtaaggccaaatttgaattcaggtcttcctgactacaggcccagttacttttgttgtttgtccttcattttggaagaggaccaatgacatcacaaggcaATGTCTTGACCCCCTCGtctgaactggatttaagtgaggcagagtggcccaacgtcatcagtctcactctctcttccagagccactgaagtccagcggcaggacaaaagtcaagaagcaggatgctgtggatgaccttggcatcttagaTGTCTGACCAAGTGTCTGCTTtgtggccactggaacaaattgtcctaTCTGCCCATTtttctgggggaagtcttcacatacttggggaaGATATCCCCCAACTCACCTACCGGTTTGAGGCCCataggttaccctcaacctgggttaGCCCGTCTGCCGAAACAGTttactggggtatgactgctgtgagtgctacagcttcttggaaccacaggtgagagtggagtgccaggtggacaccaaagctGGATGGGCAGACCTGAAAAGCGCTTGGCAAGAAAGGTCCAGTACTATctatcatgccacctagctgcccaagtgatGTTTGCTCTGTAGAGGTTTTATGTGATTTTAtgatataactatatataactttatatatattatatatataaattatatatgtataaagttttatatatattacacatatatctacatataaaattataatgtGCTGTTAGGtgtgtaccccaaagagatcaaagagaaaagggacccatacatataaaatatttatagcagttctggtggtagcaaagaattgaaaactgaggaggtttggggaatggctaaaaaaagtTAATGGCATATGTAAGTTatgaaatgctattgtgctgtaagaaatgatgaaggggatgatttcaggaGAACCTAGGAAGCTTTGTATGAACTggtgaaaagtgaagtgagaaagAATGATTTGTataataacaacactgtaaagataaacaactttgaaagacttaggaactctgatcaacacaataaccaaccacagttccaaaggactcatgatgagacACACCATACCTATAACCCCCTCCAGTTAGAGATGTGGCATACTCAGAAGGTAGATTTAAgcattatttgttcttttttggacatggatAATGTGAGAATCTGTTTTGCTGGACTACGTATATTTGTAAGGATTAGTTTTTTTTGCCTTCTAAATAGGGGAGCCTGTAGagcagggaggaaaagaattcagaactgaaaataaaactaaaattttaaattacatataaatatttttaaaaacaactataTACGATATGGATGAGGTGTTACCAAATTTAGATATGAGACACCACGTCCTTTTGAACTCATGCTTGGCTGTCTCACATTTCATCTTTACTAAAAGTTAAACATTCTATCAGTGAAAAAGGAGAATTCCATCTTCAAGAGAAAACTATTTTCCGGTTGTTATAATTTTCTATGTTGAAAGCCCTtttaaagggaggaagggaagtttTATTACCTGcgtatctattttttaaagttaaattcataattaattatttttctttaaatattatttcgtagtgaggaggaagaagaggaggaagagcagcagcagcaagcacttatgtgccagtacattatctccttttatcttGACAGCAAATCTGGAACCTGGGTGTTATttctattcccactttacagctgaagaaaggGAGGCACAGGGAGACTAGGAGACTTGAAcaaggtcacactgctggtaagtgcctgaggcttaACTTGAACTCTTCTTTCCACTGGGCCTAGCTGCCTCTGTAGAATGGTCAGTGGTGGTTTCTGAGATCCTGGAACCTCACAGAATTAAGATAGCCTTTGCAAAAGGGTAAGGAGGGTGGGAAAGATAAGAAGTAtgtcagataaaaaaaaaacatgcatacTATACGCTCTGCAGCACTTTGGTCTTCAGGAGACTGGCTGTTTTTTATAGACTTTGTTACTAAAAGTATGAAGAAACAAACATACCAGAAGAGAGCTTCCTAAAGAGCTAATTTAAGTAGGGATGCCCGGCATGGAAGCCAGTTAAATGGATTTCCCAAGATCTCATCACTAGTTACTGGCAACGGGATTTAAAACTGTCTCCTGGCTCATAACCCTCTTCGTTTTCCAGTCTACTATCAAATcgcctcaataaatatttgcagaATAAATAAACGGTGGTGTGAAGAGTTTGTAAGACTCACAttcatgagttcacatctgacctcagataccagatgtgtgacctttaagtggcaagtcacttaaccctgtctgcctccgtttctccagctgtaaaatgggctggagaaggaaatggtaaaccactccagtatctctgccaagaaatgcCCAAATGGGGCCCACTACTGGAGTTGGGCACTACTGGAaacgactgagcaacaacagaCATTTATGATAAATTTCTTTTACACAGGctaattttgtaaaaaaaatccaaccagAAACGCTGCTCAGCTAAATTTCTattgagaaataataaatattttaagtgaCATGTCTGCTAAGAACTTTGCACTGATTGCTTTAACTCAAAGTCCACGGAAGTTCCTGGACGTGTACTTACCAAAGCACCGCAAACACGTGAAACTTTCAACACTCTCGGCAAACGGTCCCCAAACTACAAGAGAGCCGTCAAAAAAGAAGAGACTCCCGGGGGCCGTAGGTTAGGTAACTCCGGGTCGAAagaccccattttacctctcccaaaCCTGGCGCTGAAGCCTAATCCTTACGGCCCAAAGAGTCCTGCTCTCTTTCCCCGGGGAGCAGAAACATCCGGGTCCTCTCCTCCAAGAGCTGCACCAGGGACACACGTGGCCCCTCTCCCTGGGACTCCTTCCAAGGGCTCCCAGACCCCACGCGTCTGGAGGGGGAACCAGGAAGGGCgcgaggggaggagagggagaaggaagacgAGTGGGGAAGAACGGGAGGAGGGGGGCTGCCAgcagccaatggagaggaggaggagggaaaaggaaggaggagggaggacgCTGCAAGAGGAAGACCCGCtagcaggcaaaggagaagaagaggagggaaaaggaaggaggaggacgCTGCTAGGGGAAGATCTGCTAGCAGGTAAtgcacagaaggaaggaaggaggagcgGAGGGAGAGCCAGCAAGCCCAGCCCCTCCGAGCTCCAGGAACCAGAAAATCTAGCGCGACAGCCGGGCCTCTAGACTGCATAAAGCAATCCGGGAAAGCTCGGTTCGACCCCAAACTACCTGGAGCCCCCTGCCACTGGATCCCCTTAGAATTTCGGGTTTCCTCATTTCTACAATAGaaatcccttctttctccccaacCAGAGAACTCCAGCCTCGCTCTACGTCCTACCCACCCCTTCCCACAGCGTAGGTTCCGTTTTGGAGATGGGTGTGGTCGATGCTCGGTAAATCCAGACTGCTTCAGTCTGGAGAAGAGCTTGGCTTCAGTGTCCTCTGCTATTAAATGGGGGTCATGATAATAGCAGCTCCCAGAATTGTTATAAAGATCAgatgagagaattttttttcacgtgcttagcacagtgcctggtgcatagtaagtaccatgtaaatgttttattcctttcccttccttcttccctacccGGAGTACCTATGTCTCAAAATTGTCCCCTCGCATTGCATCTTTTGGTAGGCCAAAGTGTGGATACGCTCACTCTCCTGTTCCTGAGCTTTCTTGTCCTCCATAAAACATTATGGAAGTTGCACGGAGGACCTCCTGCTGCCTATCAATGACTCCAGACCTAGTAAGTCCACAAGGTCCAGCCAAGGCTAGATGTGTCCATCTCGAGATCATGGCTCAGTCACCTGTGCTCAGGGGAAGAAACATGGAATAGAAAAGGCAACCACGGCTTTGGCAACCAGACCTGGGCTCATCTAGATGGGCACATAATCTCTTTGCCATTGGTACAGAATAAAtacctaccaccaccaccacctactcCCCAGGAAGGCACACATTATGAAGAGAATTAAAAGAGAGTCGCTTCCTCTCAATATCACAAGGATACCAACAAAGCACTCTGGTTATCCAGTCATTCTTCAACCTTGCTGTAGGAATAGCCCATTTCCTCTTCATATATTACAATTCCTTGATGCTCTCTGGAAATTAAATGGCAGaactatttataaaaatgttgcAGGCTCTTTATATGCATCACGTGCTTCTTTTTTTAGCACTACGTGCAATTTTTTTCCTAcctcaaaagaaatgcttaaaacacaaaaatGATATTTATCTTAATTTTTCAGAGGCAGTGCTGTTCCATCATATAGCAATACTggtaaaatgttcttttttaataGATTGGTTTTCCATTTGGGGAAGCTAGCAAAGAGATCTGTAATTTCCCAAAAGCAACCTTGCCTGTGCACCTCCTCCTTTTCGGCTCCCAGTTCATCTGTACTGCCTGTACTACATATAACTACTGTTAGACAAATTCTATAGGGTGTATGGGGCGTTAGGGGACCCCAGACATGGGAAGACTTTGGAATgggggatgagaacaatttgttccaaccgtaatgaaggtgactgaagcaggtgctatggagcacaGATCTTAGACGTCTAGGATGACctggtcatccactgcatcccaggccatctgtAGTAGCGCAACGTTTGTCTTGCCAtttgactttgatgactggaagagacagtgaagcTGACTGCTTTCTCACTTAAATATAATTCATATGCATCACcccctcagggcagctaggtggcgcagtgagtagagcaccagccctggagtcaggaggcctcagatacttgacacacttactagctgtgtgaccttgggcaagtcacttaaccccaattgccctgccctccccttcaaaaaaagaaaaaaatcaccccCTTAAGtcgttggtcctcttccaaaatgaaagacaaagaacaaaaacaacatggGGTATCTAAAGAAATGCATCCTGAAATCTTGGCAACAGTTTTTAACTCTTGGTTCTTTCCTGTGTAGATGAACAGGacaaactcttttgaatgattacagatctcttccagaACACTCTGTAACTTCCTTGAACTAATTATCCTTTCTGGGTTTCCCTTTAATGCCGCATGGTTTTTCTCTACTACAAATCAACATTTTCTGACATTTCCCCCACTAATTCTTTGGAACTTGGGGACTATCTTGGACAGTTTCCAAGTATACGACTCCCTGCTCTGCCACCACACTTGTGTGCATTGAACTAAGACTTTTAGCGGTTCGTTGGGGGAATTTGGGGGTATTTAGGAGAAGCAAATTAggggaaaacaaatatttatgagcTAAATAATTATCCGAGAGTACAACAGAGGGAGACAAAAGATAATGCAACAACCCTCTTAAAGACTAGTGGTTTGgtttttgagttttgttttcccctccacCTGGAATTTAGGAAACGTGAGACTCTCAGGCTGGTCTCACTTATACGAGAGAGGCAGACAGGTGGGACAAGGGATGAGAGAACCTGGGAAGTTACTTATTCACCCTCAACCTTCCAACGAGGGAGGGAGGAGCTGCGCCTGCGCACCAGCTTTATGACCCCCGGCTGCCCCAAATTGCTGCTCCAGCGTCTCTGCACGCTCTTACATGCAGCCTCCCTTCTGTGGCTTGCATCCGCAGACCAGCCTCTGCTCGGTGTCTTGGACTTCCTGCCCTCCACCGCAACGAGTCATGTCTTCCCGCAGCCGAGTGGCCGTGGTGACCGGGAGTAACAAGGGGATCGGCTTCGCCATCGTGCGCGATCTGTGCAAGAAATTCTCCGGGGACGTGATTCTCACCGCCAGGAACCCGACCCTGGGCCAGGAGGCTGTGAACAAGCTGAAGGAGGAGGGACTGAACCCTCTTTTCCACCAGCTGGACATCACTGACCTGCAGAGCATCCGGACCCTGCGGGAATTTCTCCAGGAGCGGTACGGGGGTCTGGATGTGCTGGTCAACAATGCTGGAATAGCCTTCAAAGGTAGGAGACGGGAGAATGTGTAATGTGTGTGTGATGAAAGTCACTAAAAGTGGTTGTGCTGATTGTAAAATACAGAACTCCTCACTCCGAGCAAAAAGGTCTTTGGAGTGAGTGACCTTAGGATAGCTACAGGTTATTAAAGcattctgttgttcagtcgtatccGACTCTTCGAAAACGCGTGCACCGTGCTGCCCCTGGGGTTCTCTTTGCAAAAATGCTGgcgtggtttgccctttcctggAGAagcagtggattaaggcaaacagaggttgagtaggtcacgcagctagtaaatgtcgggGACCGAATTTGAACTTTATACTTTATACTTCCGGGTACTCCTGTTTAGGTAATCACAAATTGCATTTCCATATATGCTTCCTCTGAAAAGTTTAAGCCTCTACCGAGACTTTCACACCTGGTTATGTAGTGCACCAACTACTCTGGGCGTTTTagtgaatttttcttctttccttcaagtcttagagCACACGGCTGTGGCGTCTGCAAGATTCAGGTTCACCCTTAGCTTCCGACACTACCTGTGCGACCTCGGGCAAATCTCCtaacctctggttgcctcagGTTGCTTAACTAATATGGgtataataaaagcacctgcctgGAGGGGTCGTTGTGAGAGTGaaaggagataacatttgtaaagtatctgtcctatagtaggagctatataaatgctcacctcccccctcctccctttaaaATGATGTGAATTTCTTTGCTTTAGAAATAAAAACCTTGTTTGATTACTGTTTAACTtactcttcattttcttccctttcttcctctccctctctttttttaaaatttagttcatGATACCACACCTTTTCCTATTCAAGCTGAGGTGACGCTGAAAACCAACTTTTTTGGCACCCGAGCTGCGTCTGCAGAGTTGTTGCCTCTGATAAAACCGCAAGGTAAATTCAGTATCCGGAAAACAGGCACTAATCTTGTTTATGCAAGGAGGAAGGATCTAGAATTATGAAACATTTAGGATTAAACAAAAGATAGGAGTTCTGGCTCCAATTCCAACAATGTTGCCTTGTCTGACTATCCCAGTTTTTCTGGGCCTTCATTCTaacagttgtaaagaagaagcaATTAGATTTCATAATTCCTAATGCCCCTCTTTACACTGTTTGTAGGATGCATATTTCATAATTCAGGGACATTGGAAAACGTTTGGCCACATTATATATGTCAGATCAAATATGACTaagcaaaaaaaagggggggagggggaaataccTCTGTGTCAAGATTCCTCTCCCAACAGAATACAGACAATTCAGGAATAGTTTTTTCCCCTCATAGAGAgctgaaaaatcatttattccaAAAGGagacaaatttaattttaaattctttggaaAATACACCTCCAACATTTTCAGAGGAAGCTTTTTTTCTGAATGAGATCTTCCAGTTGGTTAATGAAACTGTAGTCATCTATCCTACCACCAGAATCTTAAATACATCACTTATTTTTTATGTAGTGAATTTGCGAAACCTATCTTCTTGGGAAAGCCAGTCTTAGATTACCAAGACAAAAGAGAATAATATTTGTCATTAAAATCACACTCCTCATCAGAAGAACCCACTCACGTTTCTTATATTAGGCATATACTTTAGCTAAAGTAAGCATATGGTTTGATAaagagcaattaaaaaaaaagtatgtaacaggaaaaaaatcctgATCGTTAGAATAAGGCAACCATTGAAGTATTGTGTGAATGTTTTAAGGTTGCTGGCCTCCTTTCAGATGAGTTAAGGCAGTCTTTGGAATAAGAAATGCTTTAACATCTTGAAGATTTATCTTTACTTGGATGATAGGGCATTGTACAGATTATCTTCTTCCTGGAGGCCAGTGATATTTGAGATAATCAGAGagtttcattttctaattttccagaGAGAGAGCCAAATAGTCAGAATAGCTGTAGGCCAAAAGCTATAGTAGCAAACTGCACAGGTTGCCAGGGGTGTATGGGGAATGCTGCAGCCAGCTTGAACctaagctgattgttaaatttctctcataaacatttacacctcagaagtcagcaaacattacaaatcagagcttgatttattgtggATTTTCTAGACTTTAGaaggtgagggagaaaatgttaataatgtagatagACCTCAGAATATGTCCTGTGTACATCCCACACAAAATGCCCCATAACACAACATTGAAGTGATCCCTTCCCTATTCCTAGACCCTTTTATAGCTGCTATATCACGCTGCTAATTCACTTAGTAAACTTGTTATCTGTTAAAACTCCAGATTTTGTCAGAACAACTGTTATGTAAAAATGCCTCCCCAATCATGAATTTCATCTTAATAGATTCAGCCCAGCACCCTAGCCTGCCATCAGCCTTCTCTTGGGTGTCTGTTGCCCATTAGTTGTTTCTGTTCTGTCATTTCCATTGCAAAAAGTCATTCCCTTATGTAATATAGACAGAAACTAAATAAACGTTCTATTTTGTCACTTATGTTTCTAAGCGAAGGGCTCATCCCTTCCTTGATCTTCCTTTTTCTTACAGTTGAGCTAGAAAAAACAGTTCATTCTCAGCTTCCCTTACCCAGTTCtggctcattctgagctttaagCTTTGATGATGCTGCTTTTGTAAGATTATGGTACACTCTTAACAGTCACCTTCTGTACATTTCTTGTCAAAATCTAATTTGATTACTGAGTTCCCTGTGCATTCGCATTGGTCTTTTAAGAGGAATCTCATTTTTTCCTACTCATTAGAATTATGTCCCtattgtgtcttcagaatttcattcacTTGTACCTTACCTTCCAGctcccaatttccttatctatattaAAAGTCTTATAAAAATGTCACATTGATTCTTACCATCTTTCGTATAAATTATTGCACTCTCGGGTTCTTTCCAAGTACTTGAAATAAGTATTTGCGTGATTTATATTATCTGTATGTTTTTGTTAAAAACTTGTTAAGCATTTCCTAGCAAGAGCTTACTGAGTATAGAGATACCTGTTTAaattgagtcattttttacatcAACAAAACTAAACTAGATGAAGAAAGCTAACTCTTTTTTAAAACCCATAAGTGAAAAAGATGAAAAGTGTTGTGATCGGTTGAACTACTAATCATGGCTCCAGGAAGACTGTCAAGAGGCCATGGACTATGGGTACAGAAGAAGACATTTATCCCAGACACAACCTGATACAACATAAGTAAGGGGAAGGCTTTTATTTGAGGAGGGGAGTATTGTAGAGATACAGGGATagtgattcaaaaaaaaaaaaaaaataagaagaaagcaaaaaaaaaaactaatgagaaaaaaatgaaagtgagcagaagaaatttcagaagtggctgaagaaaagaaaggcacTGTTGGTAATACCATATtcaatttcatatatattttatgaagAAACAAATTCTacataaatagattttttttgttacGTACGCAATCCTTTTATGCCCTCAGCACTTGAAAATGGTGACAATTAATGACTGTAggttcataataaaaatatatataattttgaatATAGCATTCATAAATTTTCCACAGTATC
This Trichosurus vulpecula isolate mTriVul1 chromosome 2, mTriVul1.pri, whole genome shotgun sequence DNA region includes the following protein-coding sequences:
- the LOC118840102 gene encoding carbonyl reductase [NADPH] 1-like — encoded protein: MQPPFCGLHPQTSLCSVSWTSCPPPQRVMSSRSRVAVVTGSNKGIGFAIVRDLCKKFSGDVILTARNPTLGQEAVNKLKEEGLNPLFHQLDITDLQSIRTLREFLQERYGGLDVLVNNAGIAFKVHDTTPFPIQAEVTLKTNFFGTRAASAELLPLIKPQGRVVNVSSMVSVHSLQKCSPELQQKFRSDTITEEELVGLMNKFVEDTKKGVHKEEGWPNTAYGVSKIGVTVLSRIHARQLNEQRKGDNILLNACCPGWVRTDMAGPKATKSIEEGAETPVYVALLPPGVTEPHGQFVSEKKVEKW